In Enoplosus armatus isolate fEnoArm2 chromosome 20, fEnoArm2.hap1, whole genome shotgun sequence, the sequence AAAGGTCTACACATTGGAGGTTGTTCCCAGTGTGGACAACTgtatatcatttattttcacacttaGTAGCAGCTTATATGGAGGACCTGCAGAACGTTGCAAAggcttttaaaatgactgaattaaTTGGTGATTcttcaaaatattaaaagacGGATTAGAGGATACAAATGGAAAATTAAATAGGAAAAGTATTGgcttaatttaattcaattaattatttatctttgttttttgttattttttgttgtttcctttttGAAAACTATAtagtaaaattatatatatatatatgtatcaatatgtatatgtaagtttgtttgtttgtgttattttatttgtaatgttatTTGTATTAATCCATCTTGTTATTATCCAATGAACccaaattataatttttttcatatatgtcatatatatatttattatttttactttccAACTAAATATAAATCCATTAGCAACTTATTTGCAAGGCTCTCTTCGCTCTCCATATATTTCAGCGATCCTTTGATCTCCTAAAAGAGGAGCTGTGTCATGTGATAAAACTTATACCATGCGCCTTTTAGCTGCGTTAGTTCCGTGGACAGTGAAAATGGAGGAATCCAGACATAGAGGGATCGGACTGCTCAGCACCTGACTGCTGTGTTCAATTGATTCCCTGCTGCTGTGATCCAGTGAAAGCTCATAAGAACCAGCTTTTCATGTCAGATTCTTACTAGCTGGTTGGCAGCTGGACTTGGTATTGAAAGCTTTGACCTCTGTTGCTGTGCTATTGACAGTGTGGTTACGTACTTAACAGGAGTCATACATCCATACAGAAAACTAATACACTCATAGGCTTTCACCTCCCATCCAGGGACTGCATCTGTCCTATAGCTTCTATTGTGTGGCTTAtaggtggagcagcagctggatcAGATCAAAGATACTACATGAGACTTTAACATGGTTATTAACGTGATGCACTTTAATTCAGATTCTGCACTTTCATGCCTTACATGTAAGACAAGTTGAGTGTTCTAATACATCCTGATACCAATATGAATAATTTGGGTATTCAAACGTGATTGTCTCCTTAACTCAAAACATTAAATTCACAAAAACAAGTACATCAAATTAAGAAACAAATGGAACTACATCAAAATAAGAcgttaaaatgttgttttgctttgattCCAAAAGGACTGACAAGTAACATGTTGTCTTCTGTGTTAACTGCAGGTAACATCCACTTGTTCTTCATCCTGTCGTGTGCTGCCATTCTCGTAGCAACCTTCTCCTTCATCACGGTCATCGCCTGCCGCCCTCGACATTTCAGCAGATCACAGGTGCAGAACTGAACTTGCTCTTGCAGTCTCACAATGACAACTTATTTGTAtaactttcttttcttatatatttgaatattgaaAGTCTTTATTACCACAGGTTCAAGGGGGTAAGAAGTGGTgaataatgaaatgtgtttgttttcattagcTCTGATGAATAGAATCCAAACCCTCATAAAGTGATTGGACTTGAGTGCATTTTATGACCACAAGGAGGCTGTATGTGCCCAGAAATAAAGCACACCTGAGCAACAAATAGTGTGTGGCACAGAAACTCCCAGAAATGTCAACATAAGTTGTTGTCGGACTGACTGATCATTCTTCATAGTTTGTGGAACTGTGTTTAATCTGGAAGAAactttaaaaatatacatacataaaatatatgttttataccTGACTGACACTTGCatggacatttgtgttttgtgcagatTGCTGCTTCCAGTAACGCTGTGTTCCTGAAGAACCAAGACTCTGAAGGTCAAAGCTCGATTCTTTTTAACTTCTCTaatgtggagagaggagagaaagagccGCTCCTGCAGTATGGGAATCAATAGCCTACTCCTCTCAACTGTCTGTGCTCCAGCACACTGTGGCGACATGTACATGGAGGCAGCAGAACATTACAGAAGTAATAACAATTCTCCTCTTGCTTAGATGTATATAGCTAAATCTGTGAATGATCAAGTTGCATAAGCAGTGCCTGTATGTATTTAGGACTATAGTGTAAGCTGTGTTAATTGATGGTTTAGTCATTGTAATGTTTGGTAAACTAGAGGGTCAAAGGCCTTCTGTATTTTCCATAAACTAGGTAATGGGGATCACTTAATGAGTCAcagagctgaggctgacattCAAATGAACTCATAATAAATTAATAGCACAAGTGCAGTTAATTTAAGCATGCTGTGAATGAATCAGACTACTcatttatttatgctttttttcccttcttatTGATGCATAAATGTGCGCcttgctttgctttgctcttTGCTCTACTTTccagaaaaagaataaaacatgtgtGTCCTTTTTAGAACCTGTTTTCCCGCAGTGCTCAAATAATTTACAAACTGTATAATCAATTTTGAAGTGAGCTCAGTTTTGATCTCTATCAATTGTACATTCTTGAATATACTTGCATGTACTACATACTAATAGTCATAGTATGCACCGTATTAGCAGGtagaatataaacatattttaccattttacacaaacagacGATACAGATTATACAAAACGTCTGACACAAAGAGAAggcaaaatgttttccaaagaTTTAATacttatatttttgttttccaagatTTCTTTGGAGCGGTTTCACCCACAATATAGTgcaaagtcaggggatcaccaaggtcattaggattcatcctctggacaccatgaatgtctgaaccaaatttcagtaggttttgaaatatttcagcctggaccaaagtggtgcaCCAGTATTGCCGCCCCTAGAACCACCCCTTTACCAAAACACGCTTTCTCAAACACTCAGAGATGTACGTCATGATTCGTACTGCACtctaaatacaaaatgtaatccTTATTTGGCACAAGGTAGAAGTTGCTgattagagagagaaagggttgaataaaatgttactaAAAACGAGGGATTAGTAGACGATTACCTCACACAATACAAAAACCTTGAATCTTTTCCAACTGCGCTGACATCAGTCAGATTATTTTTATGCCGTTTATGGTGTTTAGTGACAGCTTGTACTCTGTTAGAGATGTCACAACATTATTAATTGCGAGTCTCTTGATGAATGCCTGCTGTCTGCGGGCAGATGCAGGTGCTTAGATGAATACCGCATAAGAGGATCGACCTTGACCTAAAACACTGCTGTGGCTGAAGTTTGCAGCTGCTTTTGGAAGAAAAGCATCTCATGAACCTGTCTTTTAACtcaaaatactaaaatactaaaacataACCCCTGTAATTAAAGAAGCATtaggtcttttttttctatttgggGGCAGCTGAACAAGcaatttggttcagacattcatgatgtccagaggatgaatcctaagttagcattcatttaaagtcgtgtttctggccacctgatgaatgtaaaaccAATATTCATTCTCGTTGTTGcttttttggtctccaccaactcctgagaaaaatagCCAgagttgctaactttgtctgtctgctgtttggtgctgagcaggtagtggacagtcagtttttatttttctctatcTTTCTCAGTCTCTGCTGCCGCAGCAAACAACACcttgagagcggtgagagtgaaccaaaacagtgaagttgtggtccagaaaatcaaaacaatgagctgaagggTGCTAAAACGCTTCatggagctgagaggaactgtaGAGTTGGGTGGtgattctcagtgggtttgtcactatgagcgaccccttCCACGTAACACACAGTGACTTCTTtatggaccaaagtggtggaccgataTTGTCACTCCTAGAGCCACAACTTTAAACGctttttatgtgtatgttttttgtgtttgtgtgctgttttaGGTTCAAGGTAATTTGCTTGCAATGAGAGTTTTCATTAAAGctcttttttatgtttcttgtATCAACTAACCAACCAACTATTTACCAACCAACCTTTTATCCACTTGTCCAGCTTGTAAAATCagacataaaacacaagctAATAAAGTATGAGCAGACACAGACTAGCCTTGGACAtcttattttccatttccatgATCGTTATTGATTGAATGCTGCTCTGAATGGTCGGATGGagacttttatgtttttgctttttttttgcttttttctttcagccCAGATAAAAGGTTGTAACATACAGAGCATCCTGTgtcatttgaaaatgacatgttgtgaaGAAAGGAACAAAGAAGTgcctcacacagacatgaacattCAGACAAGGCCACCTGAAAAACAGCCTGTATGAGTTATACAAATTAATCAGATGACTTCACAGAAGATCACAGTCTCCAAAGACCcatacagtataatgttttattttttgatataTCAGGTCAGTGTCACCATTTCTTtagcttttattatttaaaatatcaAAGAGGTGCATTTTACAGTCATATATAAAACTGTCTTTGCACATTTGATTTAACTGATTTCTCAGTTTTGctcattttgcatttcaaaggGCTGGTGAACCACAggattttatttgtctgtgttcTATAAAGCTTGTACGGCCTATGTGGCCTTCAAAAAACATGTAGTTTCATCCCCGCGTGGAAGGAGCTGCTTTGTCTGAGGGAGTGTGTCTGTGACGTCACCCCCAACCTTTTGACCTCTCTCACCTGTTAAGCGTTGCTAATGCCACCCAGGACACCTGTTGTGTTGTCTTGACCCAAGCCATCTGAGGCTAATGATCCGGCTCAGCCTGTGTAATTAACTGCTCCTGTCACTCCTGTGTCACCTCCCCAGCTTGACAGATACAGCGGCCCTAACAAGAGATAAGGTAATTTTAAATTGCTGTGGATCTGCCACATGTTTAAACAAACACTGCCACAGGTTCGCTAATCTGATGGCCCTGATTTATTACACAGGGCTCTTAAATGCCAAATGTATGTCAAACAGATTATAGGAAATATACTGATGCAGCAGGAAACTTTCAATGTGATGGCTGacagataaaacacagacatttgtAAATCAATTTTGCAGCATtgccattttctttatttcccacattttcattcattggcaaagtaaatcattttcaacacacaggaaacatttaaTGGCACTTAAGTCTCCACAAGAAGGCCACAAGACAAGATGGAAAATGCCTGAAACATGTgctaaaattacatttaaacaacTACAATCTGTCTGGATAGAGATGCTAAATAATGGGAAAGTACacatagaaatagaaatgttatACAGGTGTAATATACAACAAGTACATTCAAAATACATTCTTGAGAGTTTTGACAGGTCTGATCTGTTACATTTTCTGCCGAATGCTTGCTCAGACAATCCACTGCAACGATATTACAAATCACTGACGCTATGAATATATTTTCAACACGATTCGCCATTTAAACAGGTTCAGTTCAAATGGAAAAAGGCAAGGAAAAAAGCACTGTGATAGATTCACTAGTATCACTGGTATCAGTCATGCATGCCAAGAATAAAGCTTCATAGCTTCTCCAACAAGGTGAAGTTTTCGCTAACTCAAACGTAAGCCAGAAAACTAAATCAACAGTAGTATTTCTATCAGAGAAATGAGCCGATTGCACACATGATCCAACTACCAGCTAGTACCACATAACAGATAAAGTGCCAAATTGTACTTTTCCAGCTATATTCCCcttaaaaatgactgaacttGTCAGGATCAGAGGTTTGATTGATGCTGACTCTAAGCCCTTTCCCCAGTTAAGGAATAGACATAACAGTAGCCAGACCTTTAATCTTTCCTGCTACTCAATCCCACACAGCACGCAATACCAACTCACATGTCACCGCCGACCTGTCAGCTGGTCCGgacctcagtgtgtttgtgttagtggCAGCACATGCGTGCCGGACCAGAGCGGATTTTAATTAGCTCCAAGCTTTTGAGTGTGGAGGGAAAGGTGTGTGGGAGACAGGGGATGTGTATTATGTCTGAGCACTGATACCTGAGGGGACCTTTTACCCTGGTGGTGGGTGCACTGAAGGACTGAAGTACCTTAATCAtggtaaagaaagaaatgtaggTACGTAGCTCACTGATTGCCACCAGTAGAAGATGGTGTTCAGCCTTCACATAACAATTTGAACTTTGATGTGTGCCAATGCTACTGATCAAAACGTTACAACCGTCATGTGAGTCACAAATCTGAAATGTCTTTCTGTGCAAAGCAGATGAAACAAAATTGTTACATATCAATGTCTAACATTAAGTCCATAAACTGCCGAAATGCTGAATGGATGGAAACAGCAGCTAATCTAAAGAGAGGCATACAGACGAGTTTTAAGCATTGGGCAGTCGCTCCTGACACATCTCCAAGGGCCGCTTGAACGCTCCCCTCCCAAACACTTCAACAGTGCTCGCTAGCCAGGAGATCACATTCCCGGGGATGTAAGAATTGCAGTTAGCCATAGACTGGACCTCGACCGGCTTCAGAACGCGGTCCCAAATGTTCACCTGACTCAGCTCGCCCACGAAAGCCTGTCCGGCATCAAAGCGCCCGCCCACCACATCCTGTAGGGGCCATAAACAGCAGGATGTAAATTtaaacagcatcaacaacaaTATAATTAAAGGTAATTATCTCtctgaggtgggggggggggggggggggcagtctgTGGGACTATGGATGGACTAGTCATTAAACTTTTTgggtttaatgtgtgttttattccttGTTCTGTTCAGTGCTACACATGTTGGCGCACCTAAAATGGCGCcacatttgtgtaaatgtaaatatctgGGATGCCACTGACTGTGTTTTGATTACGCTTATGGAAGttaaatgtatttcatcatttttcaaattatatTAAGAAGACTAAAGAGGCCACTACAGTACACTACAGCACACACTATTAACGCATACGATCAATGTGTAGGATGCAGCATGCAGTGTGTATTATGTACATTTGACTTTCAAGTAAAAATAACATCCTCTGAACAACTTTGTCACCAGTGTAGTTCTTCTACTTAGCAGATGTAATGtctaccatgttcaccattttagtttttgtgtcattcttcactgtcactatccaataaagacaaaaaaaaaaaatacatttaaaacattaaattgtATTTGCTGTATGCTGCTTTTCACACTTCGCTGTCAGTATGCTGTTGCTCTAGAGGAAGACCTCAGGTGAGAGGTTTACTGTTAATTGCTTTGCCATGATAACCTGCCACCATCTTATTACTGCTGCTCCAGGCCgcatttttcttgtttccatCTGCAGTCTGCAAAGATGCTCCATAAATAACACTGCTTATTAGTACAACTATTTGACATTGCGCTGTTTGTGTTCGTGTGAACATGCTGCACTAGACAGTTGATGATACATAGCTAGTGTTCTTCACTGACTgttctgtgttaaaaaaaaacaaaaaaaaaacaatgtcacttTATCTGGAAGAGAAGCCATTGGTGATGTGATTCCAGGTAAGTGGCTGCTCTCTTTGGTCACGACAAAGGAGCTACAGTGACGATGACTAAATCTACAGATGCAGACATGCATCGAACACCAAGGAGCTCTGGACTTCCTCACCTGCTCCTGCCCCAGGATGATGACTCCCCCGGGTTTGATGGGGTGCCAGGCCGCCAGGTTGTCGCCAGTTCCCAGCTTCTCTCCATCTTGGAAAGCCTCCCATTGGCCGTCCCGTGTGGTCCAGGAGATGCAGATGTGGTGCCACCTTCCATCACGCACGTCCAAAGGCAACTGGGCGACCTGTGGTTAAAATGCAAGGTACTTAGTTGTGGTTTGCTTACCTGAAAGCACGTGTTTAGTATGGTTGTTGGATGAAAACTGGGCAAGTTATAGCAAGAGACAGTTTATGATGGTGAGGTTGGGGGTAGGGAACATTTTGAGGTTTCCTTTTACGAGGAATGTTTGAAGGTTTAGAAGAAACCAGAAACTTCTTGCCTTGTCATTGATGAGCAGCTCTATTGGGTTATTGCCCCATTCGATCAGCACTATCTCATTCGCTTGCCCCGGTACCCCGTAAGAGAAGGGCGTCCCTATGCCCGGACTGGCGCTGGACTTGATCCACATGCAGAGTGTGAAGGCGTACATCTCTGGCAGGCTCTTGGTAATGCGGCCGTACAGGTAGTTGGTCCGCTGGGGGAGGGACAGCTTGAACTGCTCTGGGGACTTGAAGTCTCCTCCCCCTTTAAtgggacaggcagagagagagagagagagagagagaggaggagaagagtaAGGGGGATGAAAGCGAggaaacaacagcatcagctcCCTATTTAATATGCAGACATTTGTGACTCAAAACAGCCTCAAAAAAATGTGCATCACTTTCACCCTTATTTCACAGATTCATCAGACCCCCTCAGCTCTTTCATTCCCCTGAGTGCCTTCATCTGCCCCCTCTCCATTAGTGTAGTAGATGGACAGTAGGTTGCATGCTTTATGTACTCTTGTATGGATGTACCTTCTGTGCACCATGTACCACTTTCCTCTCCACACAGTGTTCTTCATTCATCCTCAGACCCCGTTACCTTTCTCCAGCTCGCTGATCCTCTCCACCAGGGCGTTCAGCGTGCTCTCTGTCTTCAGCCTGTAGGCGGCCGTGGCGTTGGACAGCatgctcttctcctcctccaggttgCTGACTTTCTTCAGGAGCTGCTTCTCCAGCTCCCCGAGCCGCCGCTGCAGCAGGTTGCGGAGCTCACTGGGGAACGAGGTGCCGGACGCGTTGGCCCGCATCTGCTGTTGCTGAGGAGGGATGGACAGGACGACATGAGCAGGAAGTGCACAGAGATGATCAGAGACAATGAGCCCCCTGAGGGCTGCAAGTGATGCTTTATGTGCTTTACATCACCGCTCTAGAAACTGTCACTCTTCACtatgactgactgacaggcctGCTAATATTGTTCCAGGGTTGGGGGTAAGTTTGCATTATTGATCTGCTGTTTAAGCTTTTGCTCAGTTCTCTATAGTCTTGTTATTTGATGAGCTTATTTGGACATTTATTGCAAATCGTCATTTTAAGACTGCGAGGAAGACATTGTTAGGAGACAAGTATAACAAACACACGTCACATGAGGCCAAGTACACAATTAATCTCTTTGCCACAGATACCTGTGTTTGATAAGTACTCCAGTGATTCTCAGTGGCGTTAGTCTAGTGCTGAGCAGTGAATCAACGTGTCCTAATCCAGTAAATCCTTACCGAGAATCAAACGGTGCTTTTACGCATGGCTTTGGCACAGGGGGGGTATATGCTTTTACGGAATTGATGCTCACCTCCAAGTTCTCCAACCGGTCCTTGAGCCCCTGCATGGTTTTTCCCAGACTGTCGATGGTGTCATTGGGATCTCTGGGAACATCCCCcattgtgttttgcttttctttgcccCAGGAACCCTTGTCGTACTTCTTATCGTCGGTGGCCGAGGCGCAGAGGGACAGCTTGGTGGTTAGCTCGTTGATGGTGCCCAGctgtttggaaatgttttctttctgctgtaaaatTGTCTCTCGCAGCTGCATGACAGTATTGCggagctcctcctcctggctgccGGCGTTCAGCTCGGGTAACAGTGTCACAGGGCAGCTGGCGTCGCCGCTGAGGGGCACTGCCCGGCAGATGTACCGCTTCCCATCGTCCCGCTGGCCGCTCGCTAGTTGCCCACAGCTCAgcgcacaaaaacacaacaatccgcagaagagagaaaacataccGGCGGAGTCTACCGTGAAGGAGAGCCGAGGGGGAAATGAAAAGCCACACACTCTCTAACGAAATCCACTCTCAGGTCTGCGCGTAAAAGTCAACCCCAAACAGGTcgacccaaaaaaaaaacagcacgcACAAAGTGAGAGCCAAAGCagcaaaagtaagaaaatagtgagaaaatcCGGTCAGGGCTGACTCGTAAGCCCGGTTATGCGGCTTGTGTCAACGGAACTATTCCTGGCACACACCAGAGCGCACCGTGTGGTGCTGATCGGACAGCTCCTGTTAGGAAAGAGGATTACCAAAAAAGGTGTCTGTGGAAGGTCCTGGATTGGTTGTAGTAGGCTGACGTCACAGACCAGCTGGGTCAGacatttgcttatttatttctttgtttatttatttatgtatttatttggaaAGTTAAGGGTTAATTATCTCACAACAATTAAGCTGACACGGACTGGAAAGGTGGGAACAATTTTTGCTGCATCTCAGTGTCATTTCATGTCCCCATTTATTCTCACCGTTTATTCTGATTTCTTTTCTGGTTCCCAAATTAATTTATTCCTTGAAGTCATTTATATTTGAAATTAGAatagaattaaaaataaaaacaaaaacaatctatACActaacttatatatatatatacatatatgttaTACAAGGCAGTGGTATGGTGATGTGCAAACTTCACAACAGAGTTCTCCCCATGTCAGGGATTGCAGTCATGGGTGTACAGCGTGAACAGGAGGCGGCTGAGCACACAGCCCTGGGGGGCTCCAGTGTTGAGCACTAGAGGGGAGGAGGTGTGACCGCCAATCAGAATTGTCTGGGGTCTGTTTGTGAGAAAGTCCAATAAAGAGTGTAGCCTAGTACTCAAGCCTAGAGTGCTAAGTTTGCCAATCAGTGTCATGGGGAGATCGTGTtgaatgctgagctgaaatcaGCCAACAGCATTCTGATGTAGGTATTTTCAAGATGAGGGAGGGCTGAGTGGAGGACAGATAACATCCTCTGCGGATCTGTGGgttctgtaatctgtaatctgcAATCTGGTCAGGGTCAAGGCTGGCTGGGATGTTGTTTTTGATGCGCTTGAGAACCAGTTTCTCAAAgtacttcagaatcagaatggAGGCCACAGGGCGGTAGGTCACACCCCACGGTCCCCT encodes:
- the nptx2b gene encoding neuronal pentraxin-2b; amino-acid sequence: MFSLFCGLLCFCALSCGQLASGQRDDGKRYICRAVPLSGDASCPVTLLPELNAGSQEEELRNTVMQLRETILQQKENISKQLGTINELTTKLSLCASATDDKKYDKGSWGKEKQNTMGDVPRDPNDTIDSLGKTMQGLKDRLENLEQQQMRANASGTSFPSELRNLLQRRLGELEKQLLKKVSNLEEEKSMLSNATAAYRLKTESTLNALVERISELEKGGGDFKSPEQFKLSLPQRTNYLYGRITKSLPEMYAFTLCMWIKSSASPGIGTPFSYGVPGQANEIVLIEWGNNPIELLINDKVAQLPLDVRDGRWHHICISWTTRDGQWEAFQDGEKLGTGDNLAAWHPIKPGGVIILGQEQDVVGGRFDAGQAFVGELSQVNIWDRVLKPVEVQSMANCNSYIPGNVISWLASTVEVFGRGAFKRPLEMCQERLPNA